From one Candidatus Thermoplasmatota archaeon genomic stretch:
- a CDS encoding ATP synthase subunit A, which translates to MKEGKIYNVAGPVVKAKEMRGAKMYDLVRVGEEGLIGEIIELKEDTATIQVYEDTTGLKPGDKVVNTGMPLSVELAPGLITSIYDGIQRPLPGIMEKSGDFISRGVELPSIDREKKWAFEPAVKKNDKVCSGDILGVVKETPVVEHRIMVPLDIEEGVVKSIKKGKHTVEDTIAILKVKDKEVKISMLQRWPVRIERPFKEKLPPTKPLISGQRVFDTFFPMAKGGTAAIPGGFGTGKTVSQHQLARWSDAAIIIYIGCGERGNEMTEVLRDFPELKDPRTGEPLMNRTILIANTSNMPVAAREASVYTGITLAEYYRDMGYDVALMADSTSRWAEALREISGRLEEMPGEEGYPAYLASRLAGFYERAGRVKAICSNERKGSVSIIGAVSPPGGDFSEPVTQNTLRIIKVFWALDSDLADRRHFPSVNWLRSYSLYLDRVREWWEKNVGKDWLKLRNEAMALLQIENELQEIIRLVGPDALPPSDKAILEGARVIRESFLQQNAYHEIDTFCPSKKQYEMLRIMLKFYDLIKKFISADPDFEKIKDLKCRTIIARMATVPNEEWEKRFKEIEKEMEKEIEELGK; encoded by the coding sequence TTCAGGTTTATGAAGACACCACCGGCTTGAAGCCTGGAGACAAAGTAGTCAATACGGGCATGCCCCTTTCCGTGGAGCTTGCTCCCGGACTGATTACATCCATCTATGACGGCATTCAGCGTCCCCTGCCGGGAATTATGGAAAAATCGGGCGATTTTATTTCTCGCGGCGTGGAATTGCCATCCATTGACAGAGAAAAGAAATGGGCTTTCGAGCCGGCTGTAAAGAAAAATGATAAGGTTTGCAGTGGAGACATTCTGGGAGTTGTGAAGGAAACGCCCGTTGTCGAGCACCGCATAATGGTGCCCTTGGATATAGAAGAGGGGGTTGTAAAAAGCATAAAGAAAGGGAAGCATACGGTAGAGGATACCATAGCCATTCTGAAAGTCAAAGACAAGGAAGTAAAAATATCAATGCTCCAGAGATGGCCCGTGAGAATAGAAAGACCTTTCAAGGAAAAATTACCCCCTACAAAGCCTCTAATAAGCGGGCAAAGGGTTTTTGATACGTTCTTCCCAATGGCAAAGGGGGGAACAGCAGCCATACCAGGTGGATTCGGCACTGGAAAGACCGTTTCACAGCATCAACTGGCGAGATGGAGCGATGCAGCCATCATTATCTATATAGGCTGCGGGGAAAGGGGAAATGAAATGACCGAGGTGCTGAGGGATTTCCCTGAATTGAAAGACCCCAGAACAGGAGAGCCGTTAATGAACCGTACGATTCTCATTGCGAACACATCCAACATGCCCGTAGCGGCAAGAGAAGCATCCGTCTATACTGGAATAACGCTTGCGGAGTATTACAGGGATATGGGGTATGATGTAGCCCTTATGGCGGATTCTACCAGCAGGTGGGCTGAGGCACTGAGGGAAATTAGCGGCAGGCTCGAAGAAATGCCAGGCGAAGAGGGCTATCCAGCATATCTTGCATCTAGACTGGCCGGTTTTTATGAGAGAGCCGGAAGAGTAAAAGCCATATGTTCAAATGAAAGAAAAGGCTCCGTTTCCATAATTGGTGCTGTCTCGCCTCCAGGCGGTGACTTTTCCGAGCCCGTAACGCAGAATACGCTCAGAATCATAAAGGTGTTCTGGGCTCTGGACTCCGACCTCGCCGACAGACGGCATTTTCCGTCAGTAAACTGGCTCCGTTCATACTCCCTTTATCTGGACCGAGTCAGAGAATGGTGGGAGAAGAACGTCGGAAAGGATTGGCTCAAATTGAGGAATGAGGCGATGGCACTGTTGCAGATAGAGAATGAATTGCAGGAAATTATCCGTCTGGTGGGCCCTGATGCTTTGCCGCCATCTGATAAGGCCATTCTTGAAGGGGCGAGGGTTATCAGGGAGAGTTTTTTACAGCAAAATGCATATCACGAGATAGATACGTTCTGCCCGTCCAAAAAACAGTATGAGATGCTCCGAATCATGCTCAAATTTTATGACCTTATCAAAAAATTTATATCCGCTGATCCAGATTTTGAGAAAATCAAAGATTTGAAATGCAGGACGATCATAGCAAGGATGGCTACCGTGCCTAACGAGGAATGGGAAAAGAGATTCAAAGAAATAGAGAAAGAGATGGA